A region of the Ovis canadensis isolate MfBH-ARS-UI-01 breed Bighorn chromosome 22, ARS-UI_OviCan_v2, whole genome shotgun sequence genome:
CTTTCATATCTATCGTCACATTCAGTGACCCTCTGGGACAGctgaccccattttacagaagagaacaaGGTCAGAGATAAGAGAGACTTGCCCGCCCGCAGTCCATGTCAGCATGATGCTTGAACTCTGACCACTGCCTGGTGCTGACACCCTGCGGCCCTCTGCCCATGGGCCGCTTCTCTCTCCTGAGTGGGTGGGGCAGGCAAGCCCACCTGCCTGAAGAGTCAGTCCCCTTGAGCCTCTGCCATCTCTGAAGGCCAAAGCCGGGCCCTGAGGGGAAGCAGGCCAGGCCAGGGGAGACTCACAGGAGAGGGCGGCCAGGCTGGCTCCAGGCAGGCGCTGGGGCCCAGAGCTCTAGCTGCCGGTCACAAACCCTCCCCACTGGCTGCATGCAGTGTCCGGGGCTATCTCAGGGCTGCCCAGCCCCGGGCTCACCTGGTCCCGGAAGCCCATGTTAGGGACGTTGCATCTCACGGCAGCATCATTGTCGTGCTGGCAACCATTCTGGGACCCTTCCAGGGAAGGGCAATCGCCGAGGGTCTGCTCATATCCCCTGCAGCGTACTTCGCTCAGGTGGATGGGCCCCAGCGCTACAGCGGGGAGCGGGGAGAAAGGCCGTGTGAGGCTCCATCTTGGCAGCCTCACCCCTACGGCAGCTGCCCTGGGCCCCAGCACCCTGGGACCAGCAGGGCATGGACCAGCGGCACACCCAggctctcccaccccaccccaggcgtCCTCACTCACCCTGGCCCAGCTGGGCCCCAAAGAGGGCCTCCCGAGCAGAGCCGAAGCCGAGTTGGCGGCACACGACGCTGGCGGAGATGAGGTTCCACCCGTGGTCACAGACGGTGCCCCACTGGCGGTTCACGAGCACCTCCACCCGGCCCTCGCCCACCTGGGCCCCCGAGCGGAGGCGCACCTTCATCTCCTGCTGGGAGAACGCCTGGCTTCAGGGAGGGTGAGGAGGAGGCAGGCATAGGGGCTGCAGCCCCTCAATTCAGGCAGAGCCAAGGACTGGAGTTCTAGTCTCGTCTCTGACTCCTGCAGCTATTGCCTTGAATAAGTCATTTTCCTCAGtcctctcccccttccccagtAACAGAGAACCAccacaataataatagtaataacaaatTCATAAATTGTTATGTAATAACGGTAACAATAAATGTAATAACAAATTCCAGCCCCAACAAAAGAGCCTCAGGAGTTGGGGTTCCTGGGCTTCACAACCTGCCACCTAATCGCTAGGCAAGTCCCTTCCTCTCATCCAGCCTCACTGCTGCTTTGTCCTTCGGGGCTGAACCTAGAGCAACGCTTCCCCAGCAGATCTGTGAAATGATTTTAGAGACCCGCGGGGACGTGGTGTTAATGAAACGCGCGGTGGGGAAGTCATTTCCGTGAAGTCTCTCCCATCCCTTCCTACACCGTGAGGAGACCCTCTCAGGTGGAGATGTCGGCCTGCAATGCCTCCCCAGCACTTGCTGTTTGCTTTTTATAACGAGGGCCAGGCTCGGGCTCAATACCTTCGGCTCTCAATGGGATGCAGCTACAGTGTAATTACAGTTTTTATGGTTACCTTCTATTCCTGGCCAGTGATGTCAGCTTTCCATTTATGGTAGGGTTATAAATGGGCCCTTTAAAATAAATCCCAAAGTTCAACCATTCTGGGACTTGCTCTCCTCCTGGTCTGAACCAATGTCCCCTTGATGGGAGGTtcgccccctcctcccctgacTCTCCTGGAGAGTCCCCTCCCACCAGTCAGTCCCTCCCCACAGAGCAGGGTCCTGTGAGTGGGGCCTGGGGCTCCAGGCCTGCGGGCAGGGCCCTGGGGACCCACCTCTGCCCTGGACTCCTTGCGCCCTGGCTTCGCCTTCGGAGGACGGAAGTGGGGCCCTGCCACACAGCTGACCACAGCATGCATGCCACCCGGGCAGGCCGGCCGCAGCTTGCCCTGGGCTGGCGCCACCTGCACCTGGCAGTTGGCCATGTGGGGCTCTGTGCCCAGGCAGTTGACACGGTGGATCCAGAAGGAATTCTTCTTTGTTAGGCTCTTCAGTCTGGAAGACAAGTGAGACTGAGGGTGGAGAAGGGGTGCTCAGGACTCTGGGAGGCAAGgcactggggaggggagaggggcctggagaagggaagggagaggaaggcgGCCCTTCATGCCACCTCATTTGCATCCTCCCGTGAGGGCACTACTCCTTACCTAGAGTTGGGGTCCTTCATCTTCGAATCCCAGACTTTCCTGGAGGGGAGCAAACAGGTGGGGAGTGGAGTGGATGCAGAAGTCCCAGCCCCATCACCCTGGCTCCTCAGAGCTGTGCTTGACTTTGCACTAGACTTCACAGTTGGTGCACTTGTTCACAAATCTTATTTCCATGCTGAGCTTCGCCACAGTCTGCTCCACAGAGGGAGCAGAGAGGGTGGCTGCTCCACAGGTAAAGACCATCTCCACTTCACAGCGAGGGAAAGCAGGGCCCAGCAAGGGCCCTTGACTAAACCCAAAGTCGGGTCCTCTCTGAGCTGGGCTGTCTAGGGCAGGAAGCTCCATGCTTGCCATTTCCCCGGTCTCTTTGAAGGGCAGCCTTTAGGGAGCAACCCCATGATAAGAGGCCCAGGCAAAAGTCCTCTGGGGACAGGTGGAAGTTGAAGGACTTTCTGCTGGGGGCTGCCCACCCAGAGATACTGAGGCTGTAATCAGGGCTGCCTTCCTCATGGGTGGTAGGCAAGTCAGCCAGGCCCAGATGTGCAATTACCAGGCAGCAGGGAGTCAGGGACCCAGACCCCAGTCATGCCCAAGGATAGAGCCACGTGGCTGGTCTTGGAAATCAGGGTCAGCTAAGCCAGAGACACAGAGCGGAATGACTGATTGGGGATGGGTAAGGGTGGATGACTCACGTCCTGCGGGAGATTTATCCCCGGACGAGAAACATATGAAGCGCTCACTGATCAGAGCAGGTAGAACCCTCACTGCTAATCATTTACAGGCTGATGCAATCTTGTGATGGTTCTGTCACGTTTCTGACAGAATATTTTTAAGTCTCCTCTCCCAAATGCCTCCCCGCCCCATGCCTGGCTTACACGCAGCCCAATCAGAACCTGGCTTAGATTCGAGTCAAGGAAATTCGCTGGGTCAGGGTTCAGAGAATTCCCTGCGGATTGGATGACTGAGGCCTGGATGCCCTACCAAGGATCTGAAGCCTGTTATCAGCAAAGCTTAGACCGGAACCCACACCATCTGTCCTTGTGGGCAGAACCGTAtctttactgctgctaagtcacttcagtcgtgtctgactctgtgcgaccccacagatggcagcccaccaggctcccccatccctgggagtctccaggcaagaacactggagtgggttgccatttccttctccaatgcgtcaaagtgaaaagtgaaagtgaagtcgctcagtcgtgtctgactctttacgaccccatggactgcagcctatcaggttcctctgtccatgggattttccaggcaagagtactggagcggggtgccattacTCAGGTCTAATTTTCTAATCAGGAACACAGTTCtacatttatttacatttcattttggGAGTATTCTGTGCTACAGTCAATTCTTTCTATCTGATTGGCAAGTACGatgtttattttctgactttttctAGGAGTTTCCCAGGGTCTGAAAAAATTCATCTTTACTCTTAATTATTGAGAGATCTATAACCCCAGAAATCCAGGGATATCCCTTGGTTGGGCCTCTTTCCCTCCCAATCCCAACACCCACTGAATGTCCTCCTATAGACACCGCTCCTGCAAGGTCCCAAacatatgcacacagacacaaacacacacacgcatagatgcatgtgcacacacacacgtacacacatgtgcacacacacaggcgcacacacgcatgtgcaagcgtgtgcacacacactcagccACTGCCCCACAACCCCGCCTCCTGCACAGCCCTCCTGCCCGTAGTGGTGCCTTCCTACCTGTAGTAGTGGCTGTCGACAGGTGCCTcgctggggaagcccagcatgccaCACACCACCCTGCTGTTGTTCCTGGTCCAGCTCTGGTCACACACCTGCCGCCAGTGGCCCTCGTACTTCACCTCCACGGCTCCCTCAGTCACCGGGCTCTGCCGCTTGGTGCTGGCCAGGATGGGCTTGAGCCGCACCTCCTCCAGCCGCCGGTCCTGCGGGATGTGTAGTCTCCATGGGCCCTAGGAGTCCTGCCTCTGCTGAGCCTGCTGCAGGTCTTCACATGGGAAAGCTGGGGCTCGGAGCACTTAGAGATCATGCCACCCAGCACCCTCATTGGACGGGCTggaaacggaggctcagagaTGGGGAGGCAGGGGCCGAGGGCCACACAGTGAGTATGAGACAGAAGCTCGGTTTGTTTAGGTCCTTTCCTGAACCCCAGAGAGGACCAAGCAGATCCACACCCTCCCTGGGCTCAGGATGGGAGCCTCTGGAGTTTGGGAGGCTTCCATCGGGCATGGGGGACCTTCTTCATGGCACCctggggagggtggaggagggacACCGACCGCTGCTTGagaccacagcaggatcctttggCCCTTGAGCCCCGACCTTGGCCCTGAATGACTTAGACCAGTGCGGAGCTGCCTGCCATGGCCGCCCCAGTCAGTGGGCCTGCACCAGCTGTCCTCAAGCTGAGTCTGCCCGACAGCAGAGGGTAAGAGTCACAGACCTGCCCTGCCTGCCCCTGTTGTTTGGCTTGAGCTGTTTTTAGCTCCGGTTTGTTTGTGCCCGGAAGACACAGCAATTGTGGCCGGGCCTTGTGGGTGAGGCAACCCCCTACCCTCTCATGGGGAGCAGCTTCAGTGATTCCCGGCAGGCCCAGCCTCGAGTCCCTGCCCGTCTGCCTCAGGCTGGGGCCCTGTCCGTGCACCTGCTCCAAGCCACAAGCAGGTGTCGGGGCCCCCGGGGCACTTCCCAGCCTGCCCCCtgctccctttcctctccctcctcctcccggcTCATCACCTGGAGGCCCTCCATTCCCTGACCACCCCCTCAGCTCAGGCAAGGGCCCGAACAGCCTCCTCACCTGGGGCCCGAGGGCATTGGAGACCCTCTCAGAAACGTAGCCACGCTGGCGCTGGGGATGGCATACCACCCCGACGTCCTCTGAGTGAGTGCAGTCACTGACACCCCAGCCGTTAGAACTGCACTGGTCCAGGGAGCTCTCTGTGCCCACACAGTGCACATTGTCCAGCCAGATAGGTCCTGTGGGGGGAGGATGAGTGATGCTTGGtgacaggcacagagaggtaagTCATGATCTCTGCCTCATGGATAGGACCCCACTTTCCTGTCCCAAAATCTGAGTGGGAAATGGGGGTGGGAGAAAGAAGTTGGTTCTCCTGGGAGCTTGGTGTCTACAACCCTGCCTACTGCCTCCTCTCAGAATCAGATCCCAACGGATCTGCTTTCGGAAAATGCCAGGTAGGTCTAGCAATTAGGTCTATCTGTTCCCTCATTCATCCGTCTAGTCATTCACTCATCAGCACTTGCTGAGCACCTGTTGTGTGTggtaggcttccttggtggctcagcagtaaagaatctgcttgtaatgcaaccgacgcaggaggcgtgggttccatccctgggttgggaagatcccctggaggagggcatagcaacccactccagtattcttacctggagaatccccatggatagaggagcctggggggctacagtccatagggtcacgaacagtcggacatgactgaagcgactgcacACACTTTATCATGAGTCTACCACgtggtaagtgctcaataaacatgaCTGAAATGAGTGCAGGCACACATGCCTTGCATGTAATTGTGATGTTCAAAGAACTTAGAGTTGAGTGGCGGTGATGGTGGCAATGGTGATGGCCTCATTGCAAATGAGAATGCAAGGGTAGGACAGGTCATTTGAGCTGGGTATTCAAGGGTAAGTGGGGGGGTCTCATCTGTTTTGTTGGAGTCTCAAGGAGCCCACCCCCGAGAGAAGCCCATTGCCATCCCCCTGTCATTCTGCAGGGCAGCAGCAGTTACTCACCCTCCCCTGAGCCATACTTGGCGCTGTGGGCCCAGGTCAAGGCACCCTCAAAGCCTAGCTGGCGGCAGGCCACTGTGGCCTCCTGCAGCGCGAAGTCGTCATCACACACGGTGCCCCACTGACCCTGGTGCAGCACCTCCAGGCGGCCCTCCTCTGGCCTGCTGCCGGGACCCACCAGCCGTAGCTTCATGGTGCCGAGTGACTGTGACCTGCTGGGAGGAGCCTGGCCCAGCAGCAGGAGCAATGGGAGCAGGGGGAGGGCGGCTGGTAGGAACCACATTGTGGTGACTTCAAGGGCAGCTGGAGTCAAGGCACCTGGGGAACAAGGAAACATGACAATGATCACCACCTCTGACCTCAGGCCACTTCTGCTGGCAGAGACAAAGGACGGCCTGGGCCCttccaaatgtgtgtgtgtgcgtgtgtgtgtgtgtgtgtgtgtgttggggtgttggggtgtgtgtgtgtgtggtggcacAGATTGAGTCTGGGCTCTGAGATTAGTCCATCTGGCTCAAACCCAGCATTCTTTAGCTGTAAGTTGAGTTTTCCTgaatctcagtctcctcatctgtaaggtGAGGGTAGTAATCCTTACCTCCCAGTGTTGCTGTGAGTGTtgaataaaacactgataaagggCTTATCATGAGCCTACCACATGGCAAGTGCTCAATAAAGAGCTGTTTTTGATGTAGTCTCCTATggaggaaggggcttcccagatggcactggtggtaaagcatccgtctgccactgcaggagatgcaaaagatgtgggttcagttcctgggctgggaagatcccctggagagaggaatggcttcttgcctggagaatcccatagacagaggagcctggcaggcttcagtccatgggcccacaaagacttggacacaattgagcaactaagcatatgcATGCAGAAAGGGGGGTCCTTAAGGGCTAGACTATGCAAGCTGGAGGAGGTATAGGATGTTTGGTTCCACAGAAATAAGGAATAGGACCTAGAGAGTTTAAAAGACTTGCCCAAACCACACAGCAAGCTCCACCTCTAGGAGGCGCATGATTTGTACATTGAGTCAACAAACATTTTTGGAATATTTGCTTCAGGCCAATGATCAGGCCAGGTGCTGGGACAAAGAAGTAAACATGTCAAACACTACTCTCTGCCCTCCTGAAGCTCAGAGATGaggagtcagggaaggctttcaGAGAAGGGACATTTAAGCAGGGCCTTGTCAGATGAACAAGAGTTCTCCTCAATGGGAAAGGGGAAAGAAtagggaagaaagagggaaagaggtgAGTTTGTGCAAGAGCAGGGAGTGCCCTTTCTTAATCCTGTACTGCAGTATCAGCGACTTGGAGGGGACCAAGGTGGAGGGACAGGCTGGGGCCAGAAGATCAAGGGCTGTGTGCACCATGTGGAGCGTCCGCCCTTCATCCAGTAGGAAGTGAGGGGTCATGGGAGTATTTGAGGCAGTGACCAGACATGGGAGAGGGCCCCCATGTCCAGGAGGCTATCGTCAGATGTTCTTTGGGTCCCCATAGGGGACAAGTTGGGGGCTGGTCCTCCCCCTCCTCATATGTTAGCAGCCTTGGTCCTAGTTGCAAGGTTGGGAGGAGCTCAGAGAACAGTTATGCCCAGCTGCAGCTGTCAGAGTGTCTGCAGCCACTGGTGTTGAAGCTCCTGCATGGCCAGCTCTATTGCTGATGGGCAGCCAAGGCTGGCCCAGAGGAGCGCATGGACAAATTTGGGTCCTTGGCTACTTCTTTAGTGCTTGAGTCTTAAAGGGGCTCTTTCTGGGGAGAATCCCCCTTCTTCCACGGCCACTGCTCTTCTTGGAGGGGGATTCCATAGCTGGGAATTCTCAGTAGGGAGGGTCTTAGGGGGCCTCctgccccctccttccccacaaGCTAGTTTCTGGCTGAGGATCAGTCCTTATTCCCTCCTGCACCCAGCCCCATCTCCTTTAGCCATCAAGCCTCCTGCTTTGAACAGCCCAGTGTTGGCGGCAGTAGGTACCTAGAAGTGCACAAAAGAGCTCAAGAATGAAGCTCCAAGGGAACGGGGACCTTGTGTTCCACCCCCAGGGCCCAGGATAGTGCCAAGTAGTAGCTGGCACCCTGTAAGTATCTGCAGATTTGAGGATGCGAGGCAGCAGAGCACAGTGCTTAGGCAGGCAGACTGGGGGTGAGGAGCCTGTGTTCACATCCCACCTCCACCAGCTGGTTTCTGGGTggtcttgggcaaattatttagtTTCTCAATGCCACAACTtccccctctgtaaaatggggataggaTTCTTGTGAAGATCAAATGCATGAGTACATGAGTAACTAACTCAATGGTTAGTTAGCTATTATTAACAGCTATACTATAGAACCCTTGTCTAGGTtggtcccagcccctccctggacAAAGAAGGACTGGAGGGGGTGGCCCCAACTCCACATCGAGTCCCCAGTACCGATACCCTTCTTTTCCGTACTTCTTCCGACACAGACTTAAGCGCCTTTTTCTTCACTCAGGAGCCGGTGGAGGGTCCCCATTGGCTGTCACCACAGGCAGAGTTCTCTCCGCTGCCTGGGATGCCCCACTCCCTCTTCCGTGCACCCCTAAGGAGGAGGTGGCCAGCTAGGGACTGAGCCAAACCAAAATCGCCATGGGAGAATTGGGCTCCAGGCCCTCCAGCTATTAGGTCCCAGAGGTCACACTGGGTCTGGCCTAAAAGATGACCCTGCTCCCCGACAGCAGGAGTCAGGATGCTCGTCATTTTGCCACCAAATCATGTGACGCGAATCAGAGGCTTTCTTCTCTGAGATGCAGGTGCAGCTCCTCTAGAATGACAGGAGGGCACTGGACATGTTGtgggccagggctgggctgggcaggccTGTTGTGTGACTGACATCCCTAGAGTACTGGAGGCCACATGAAAGGCTGTGGGCAGCCCTGGGCCAACAGGCTCCCTCCCCTCCAAGGAGCCTCTGTGGGGACAAGGGAGGGCTTCTGCTGAAGGACCCTGGGTGCTAGAGCAGCTCCCTTCCACGAAAGCCCTCCAGGAGGTGGATGGGCAGTAGCAAGAACTGAGTCAAAAAAGGGAGAGTCCAGCCTTCCGGCCCACTGCAGTTGCCTCTGCAGCGTTTGCTCACATCACACTTGTCTACTCACGTTCCCCAAAGCACATCCTCCAGTCTCCAAGCCTTTGCTCTCATTGTTCCTTCTCCTGGGAGTACCCCTTCCCTCTAGCTCAGATTGTTTAATTCCTATACATCTTTCCATACCCGGTTCAAAGGCTACCCCTCCATTAagtgccccccaccctgcccagacCCGAAAACTTCCTAGCACTTTGTGTCTTTGCTTCCTGTCCCCACAACCCAGAGGAGTGTCTCCCCACAGCTGTTCCCCAGAGCTGAGCACAGAGAAGAGGACAAGGCTGAGAAGCCTCTTTAGAGAAGGAAGCAGCCTCCAAAGTGGCAGTGCTTTTCCcaagtgaaggagagagaaggtcaGAAGGAGAAGCAAGGCTGAGAAGGAGAGGAGGTTAATAATAAGCTATCATGattattatacattaaaaaatatttactgaacacatcTCCACTTGACAGATGAGAAGATGAGACCCTGGGAAgctgagtaacttgcccaggcaggattcaaacccaggcatcaCGGTTCCAGAGCTGGGCTCTCAGAGAAGGATGAACATGGAAAGGAGGCGGAAGAGGGAAAGGAGGCAGGGAGATGAATGAAATTCCACCCTGCTGCTTGTTGATTTATGACCCAGCGGTGGTGTGAGGGCACTGGGCTGGTTGCCAGTGCTGAGTGCAACCAAGTGACAGATACAGGATCCTGCCAGCTTGAAAGAGACAGGCACCTGAACCAGGTGCTGCCAGGGGCCCCTGGCACCTGGCTTGACCTGACCCTGCTAGGGGGACTGAAAGTGCCCAAGGATATTGAGGAGAGAGCACTGGGGTGGTATCCTGGTGGGAACCAGCCTTGGGAATCACTAGAAGCTGCTTCTCTAGCTCTCTGGGGAGGGGATgaggcccccccaccccaccagccctAATATCCTCCCTGGGACCACTGGCTGTGGCGGCCTGACACAGTGCAGACGAATGTCCACGTGTTCAGGCATAGCGCCTGTGAGTTTGAAGCCCTTTGCCTACCTTTCACCTCTCCCTTCCAATTTCCAGCCCTGGGCAAACCCCTGGGCCACCCCAGCACACTCAGTTTTGGTCTGTTTCctcccagagtccagctccaCTCTGTCTCTGTGTCCCCTAAGTCACAGGAGAGACATCTGAGCCCacctgccccttctcctgccccgcccccaaaCCGGGGAGAGAAGGCCAGAGAAATGGTTGGACTACACGCAGCGTGTCCACAAACAAGACACGCAGGCACCCGAGGCCGCAATGCACCACCCAGGGAGGGCCTTGGGCCAAGCTGCCCAACTTGGACACTTCCACTGGCAACAGGTTGGTGAGCAACTAGGGGGCTAGGCTCActgtccaggggagccccgtcccTCCCATTCCCAGCTTTCAGGAATCCTCAGAGACTTGCAGACCCCCCAGAGAGACAGAAGTCAGGCAGACAGGACAGCTAGAGTCAGACCTGGCCAGGCACCAGGCAGGGGCTCACCGGCTGGAGCGCGAAGTTGCGGGGTTGGGACCTGGACTCCGCGGCCAAGCAACGCTAACCGGCCTCCTGGGTGCCCGGGGGCCCTTTTATCCGGCTGCGGCCCGcggcgcccccaccccgcccgccGCGGAGGAGGcccgcaggccccgcccccgggcgGACCTGGGCTCGGCAGGAGCCCCGCCCGGCGGTCGGCCCCTCCGAGGGCTCGGCGAACCCCCACCCCGGACGCGATCCAGGGCGGCCCGGCGCCCGCTGGCCTGGGAAAGCCCGGGGTCGCGAAAGTTGAGGGGGTCGAGGGGCAGCTGTTTTCCATGCAGGGAACTGGCACGCTGCAGCAGGAGAGATTGTGGGAGGATCGGAGTTCCCGGGAAAGGACGGCGGCGCAGCGCCAGCGGGCGGCCGAGCCCCGCTGTGGCCTCGTGAGTCCCCGTCGGAGGACTCACAGCTTCCTTCTCTGCAAACTGGGTGGTACACCCAACCCCAGGGCTGACCTGGGAATTACGTTCAGTGGGTCTCGAAGGGGACTGTCCCAGGGGCCGAATCCCACCAGCTTGGTTACTTAGGACAACgcagattcccttctccagggaccggCAAGGGGCCCAGGGGACTCAGTTCCAATTAGGTCCGGGATGGCGTGGTGCAGGTGTGCTGTCTTTGGAGTAACAGGCAGTCCTTTTCATTCCTCTGCACCCTCTGAGTTTATTGAGTTCTACGGGGGCATGAGGCCTCGTTCTAATTATACAGTTGGGAATACTGAGCCCCAAGAGATAGGACTTGCTGCCTAGCATAGTAAACTGTCACGGAGAAAATTTCAGTTCTCCACTGCAACTCCTTACAGAGTTAATTGAGGACGTTCTGTCccttgggggctggggggagcgtgtgtggagggtggggtgggggagactgTGAAATAAGACAAAAGTAGGAGAGGTCAACAGAGGGGAGTCCCATAAGCCTCCTTGGGTACCCAGATACCTGAATCATAGCCCCTTTTGTCCCAATTTCTTTCCCCCAGTTCTGGTTCCTCCCCGTGCCTCAGTGCCCCGTCGCCCCGTCTGTAAAACAGGCAGAGTTCCAACCT
Encoded here:
- the LOXL4 gene encoding lysyl oxidase homolog 4, which produces MWFLPAALPLLPLLLLLGQAPPSRSQSLGTMKLRLVGPGSRPEEGRLEVLHQGQWGTVCDDDFALQEATVACRQLGFEGALTWAHSAKYGSGEGPIWLDNVHCVGTESSLDQCSSNGWGVSDCTHSEDVGVVCHPQRQRGYVSERVSNALGPQDRRLEEVRLKPILASTKRQSPVTEGAVEVKYEGHWRQVCDQSWTRNNSRVVCGMLGFPSEAPVDSHYYRKVWDSKMKDPNSRLKSLTKKNSFWIHRVNCLGTEPHMANCQVQVAPAQGKLRPACPGGMHAVVSCVAGPHFRPPKAKPGRKESRAEEMKVRLRSGAQVGEGRVEVLVNRQWGTVCDHGWNLISASVVCRQLGFGSAREALFGAQLGQALGPIHLSEVRCRGYEQTLGDCPSLEGSQNGCQHDNDAAVRCNVPNMGFRDQVRLAGGRSPEEGVVEVQVEVNGVQRWGAVCSDHWGLSEAMVACRQLGLGFASHAIKDTWYWQGTPGATEVVMSGVRCSGAELALQQCQRHGPVHCSHGVGRFSAGVSCTDSAPDLVMNAQLVQETAYLEDRPLSLLYCAHEENCLSQSADRMDWPYGHRRLLRFSSQIHNLGRADFRPKMGRHSWIWHQCHRHYHSIEVFTHYDLLTLNGSKVAEGHKASFCLEDTNCPTGMQRRYACANFGEQGVTVGCWDTYRHDIDCQWVDITDVGPGDYIFQVVVNPKFEVAESDFSNNMMRCRCKYDGQRVWLHNCHTGDSYRANTELSQEQEQRLRNNLI